In a single window of the Streptacidiphilus sp. P02-A3a genome:
- a CDS encoding nuclear transport factor 2 family protein, with the protein MNSTERTETVVRNYLTVGSRGDADALADLFAEDATWTLIGDLPISGTWRGRKQIFEDFRAQAFSRFDADTLKLAVVDVIASGDKAVLEWTAQADVPGGGQYDQSCIAIFTVHDDRITSVREYFDTDHARRVLFPA; encoded by the coding sequence ATGAATTCCACGGAACGCACTGAGACGGTCGTCCGGAACTACCTGACCGTGGGCTCGCGCGGCGACGCCGACGCCCTCGCCGACCTCTTCGCCGAGGACGCGACCTGGACCCTGATCGGCGACCTCCCGATCTCCGGCACCTGGCGCGGCCGCAAGCAGATCTTCGAGGACTTCCGGGCCCAGGCCTTCAGCCGATTCGACGCCGACACCCTGAAGTTGGCGGTGGTCGACGTGATCGCGTCCGGCGACAAGGCGGTCCTGGAGTGGACCGCCCAGGCGGACGTCCCCGGCGGCGGGCAGTACGACCAGTCCTGCATCGCGATCTTCACCGTCCACGACGACCGGATCACCTCCGTCCGCGAGTACTTCGACACCGACCACGCCCGCCGTGTCCTCTTCCCCGCCTGA
- a CDS encoding LysR family transcriptional regulator, with the protein MSELRRLRYFLAVAEERNFTRAAERLHIAQPALSRQVRELERELGVELLSRTTHQVVPTEAGQMLLERGPALLDAAENLWRGVRGFADGRLGSITLGYGMSAGYETAPQLLLALGEEAPGIEVSARVMVFADIVDGVAAGTLDVGLVRCAPPQPGLVLTLLRLERQGVIISRDHPLAVGESIDPVDLDGLKLLLHARDHNPGHYDQILDICERAGAKPEVLVRGLDFDASYTPVASGKAVTIVGETGRVGLPAGLVWLPLEPAEAVEIHLITRGQNRSPAIERLVKVAVETSRQHGWVQP; encoded by the coding sequence ATGTCGGAGCTGCGTCGCTTGCGTTACTTCCTCGCTGTCGCGGAGGAGCGGAACTTCACCCGCGCCGCCGAGCGGCTGCACATCGCCCAGCCCGCCCTCAGCCGCCAGGTACGTGAGCTGGAGCGTGAGCTGGGCGTCGAACTGCTCAGCCGGACCACGCACCAGGTGGTCCCCACCGAGGCCGGGCAGATGCTGCTGGAGCGCGGTCCGGCGCTGCTGGACGCCGCCGAGAACCTGTGGCGCGGCGTGCGGGGCTTCGCGGACGGGCGGCTCGGCAGCATCACCCTGGGTTACGGCATGAGCGCCGGCTACGAGACCGCGCCGCAGCTGCTGCTCGCGCTGGGCGAGGAGGCGCCGGGGATCGAGGTCTCCGCCCGGGTGATGGTCTTCGCCGACATCGTCGACGGTGTCGCCGCCGGGACGCTGGACGTCGGCCTGGTGCGCTGCGCGCCGCCGCAGCCGGGGCTGGTGCTGACGCTGCTGCGACTGGAGCGCCAGGGCGTGATCATCAGCCGGGACCACCCCCTGGCCGTGGGCGAGTCGATCGACCCGGTGGACCTGGACGGGCTGAAGCTGCTGCTGCACGCCCGCGACCACAACCCCGGCCACTACGACCAGATCCTGGACATCTGCGAGCGGGCGGGCGCGAAGCCCGAGGTGCTGGTGCGCGGCCTGGACTTCGACGCCTCCTACACCCCGGTGGCCTCCGGCAAGGCGGTGACGATAGTCGGCGAGACCGGACGGGTCGGGCTTCCGGCCGGTCTGGTCTGGCTGCCGCTGGAGCCCGCCGAGGCGGTCGAGATCCACTTGATAACCCGCGGTCAGAACCGGTCCCCGGCGATCGAGCGGCTGGTGAAGGTCGCCGTCGAGACCTCCCGGCAGCACGGCTGGGTGCAGCCGTAG
- a CDS encoding metallophosphoesterase encodes MRPLYAVPLGIAATGAACVAYAAGVEVRSFRLRRITVPVLPAGASPLRVLQVSDIHMVNGQRKKQQWLRGLAALKPDFVVNTGDNLSDPEAVPQTLDALGPLLDFPGVYVFGSNDYYGPVPKSPTRYVGAMLSGNHGLNRSDGSARRGVVGAIHNPWPELRDGFNSAGWVDLTNARGRLKVEGLELEFTGLDDPHIRRDRYQQVEGGPSADADLSIGVVHAPYLRSLDAFAADRYPLILAGHTHGGQLCVPFYGALVTNCDLDRRRASGLSRHTAGGHRSYLHVSAGCGTNRYTPIRFACPPEATLLTLTPRTAA; translated from the coding sequence ATGCGACCCCTTTACGCCGTACCCCTGGGAATCGCCGCGACCGGCGCGGCCTGCGTGGCCTATGCAGCCGGAGTCGAGGTGCGCTCTTTCCGGCTGCGCCGGATCACCGTCCCGGTACTGCCCGCCGGAGCCAGTCCGCTGCGGGTGTTGCAGGTGTCGGACATTCACATGGTCAACGGGCAGCGCAAGAAACAGCAGTGGCTGCGCGGCCTGGCCGCCCTCAAGCCGGACTTCGTGGTGAACACCGGCGACAACCTGTCCGACCCTGAGGCCGTACCGCAGACCCTGGACGCGCTCGGCCCGCTGCTGGACTTCCCCGGTGTCTACGTGTTCGGGTCCAACGACTACTACGGACCGGTCCCGAAGAGCCCGACCCGCTACGTCGGCGCCATGCTCAGCGGCAACCACGGCCTGAACCGGTCCGACGGCAGCGCCCGGCGCGGCGTCGTCGGCGCGATCCACAACCCCTGGCCGGAGCTGCGGGACGGCTTCAACAGCGCTGGGTGGGTCGACCTGACCAACGCCCGGGGACGGCTGAAGGTCGAGGGCCTGGAGCTGGAGTTCACCGGCCTGGACGACCCGCACATCCGCCGCGACCGCTACCAGCAGGTCGAGGGCGGGCCCTCGGCCGACGCCGACCTGTCGATCGGCGTGGTGCACGCGCCGTACCTGCGCTCCCTGGACGCCTTCGCCGCCGACCGCTACCCGCTGATCCTGGCCGGGCACACCCACGGCGGACAGCTCTGCGTGCCCTTCTACGGCGCCCTGGTCACCAACTGCGACCTGGACCGGCGGCGGGCCAGCGGTCTGTCCCGGCACACGGCCGGGGGCCACCGGTCCTATCTGCACGTCTCGGCGGGCTGCGGCACCAACCGCTACACGCCGATCCGCTTCGCCTGCCCGCCGGAGGCGACACTGCTGACGCTCACCCCGCGCACCGCGGCGTAG